A window of Gossypium raimondii isolate GPD5lz chromosome 7, ASM2569854v1, whole genome shotgun sequence genomic DNA:
GTACTAAACCCTTAAAAAAATCCCATTGCATAGTTATGTCACATTCAGCTTGTTGTTTCTTGTTCTCATGGagcaaaacaaagaaagaatattagctATGTGAAGTGAATGCATAGCTTTGTCAAAGCCTGCTATAATTCCAAATTCTCAATGACCAAAAGCTGTATCTATATGGGGTGTTAGGTCattctttccatttcattctTCTGTGGACTAAAGATAACTAAAATAGGCCTGATCCATGAAGAAAGAAAGGGtgaaaaactcaaaaacatgccacttaaccaaaatataatataGTTGTTCATAGATTATAAAGTTGATCAAGTTGACAAGGGGTATATTCTTGATTATACACACCTTATTCAAATATCTAGATATATCCATACAGTTCAAACAagattaatgataaaattttccttgaagaaaattataattgaacCATAGCCAAAAAAGCTCTTGATGTGCCAAAAGGAAACCAGAACAAGTAAACTGGACAACAATATTTATAATCCTTATATTTGGAGGACAAAAATAGTATTTGGATGAAGTGAGAAACCTAGTTTCTAATATCTTCTCCATTTTGAACCATAGATGCCCAGCCAAAAATCAAACATACACTAGAGTTGATTTAAGGGTTATGACAAACACATTTGTAGTGATATGCACTATTGATTGGGTCATTTCCTTCAACTGGAACTTGCTCAGCTCTACATTTGTATTTGCATCCTCTACATTCATTATAAGTGCAGGTTGGCGCCGTTGATCCAATCATCAATctccttgaattttttttcttttcagctTCATTGCTTGCCTACAAAATTATTCAGCCCAACCATAAAATAAGGAAAGGAAATATTAGGATTTCtaatgagaaaatgaaaaatacccTTAGCTGCAAATTTAATGGAGGAGAATGAGATGCCTGATGTTGGCAAGGAAgtaaaacttgagttctagatCCTGCAAAGCAAGATGCAACTTGATTTAGCAAGCAAATGGAAGAAAATCACTATTTTAGACATAGAACTATTGGATTTGAGCTCATCCCTGTACTAGtatttaagaaattattcataatataAGCTTAGGAAATGAATTTCCCACATCAAAAGCCTTGTCAAGATTCTGCCAAGGggattaataaaagaaaatgaaaacgaaaaggTGGTCTTCGTAAGGAAGAAATAGGAATGGCTGGAGGCTGATTATGACCTTGTATTACATATGCTGCAAGGAAGAAAGTGAAGAGTATCAAAAGTAAGTGGCTTATTTTAATGTTACCCATTCTCCCCACCACTTTGTATAGGAATCAAAGTTTAGAaggtgatatatatatatatatatatatatatataaataaagttgTGGAGCAGTATATATGAAGGATAAATACGGGAGAAGGATAGAAAAGAAGTGTGGTGAATTAATAATGACCATACTAGATTAGACTGCACACCTAAAATGCTCATTACCCATTCCTCAAAGGACCTCAAGGGTGGAGTTACATTGATATTTTGGTTGGGCTTATCATTAATGAAGTATATGGCGTTTCTAGGATTAGGAACTGTTGAGATCCATATACAGCCCCTGGATCGAAGTAGAAACGTTAATATATGTAGCCATGGAAAAAGAATgatttattctcttatttatatcataattataaaagagtGTACATTTTTGTACTGTAGCAGTGCAACCTTCTATGCATGCTAAATAATTTAGGTAAAAGAATTGACGTACTTAGAATATAAGCTTAATAAAAAGCAATAGTATAAATTCAATcttaaaggaaaaaagaatCCTACCCATTTCAAAGTACAATTTGGACacacttttcttttattcaattattaatcattaatttatttttcttcatttactTGGGCTGAATCAAGAGGCTTCAGAAAAAATCACATGCAAACAACGATGGAGTGTGAGATACTAAAttcataatagtaaaattgctttatttttactaaaacttGATATACctctgaaaaatatatatttatatttaaaaataacatacaataaataatagatatgttatttgaaattaaaatttaaaatttaaatgtagaGTATAAGTTCAAATtccatatgtatatatatttttattttaaaaaataaaagattaaaatattcttaaataatataatttattttaaatataaaaagatattaaaataaatattttaaccgGTTGAATTCTTATTGATAAATGACATaaactcaataaatttttttataaatgtgaTAGATATTACACTTCatacaaataaaaagaattaaaaatttaaaaattcaaaaaattataaatttattttaaaagtatctCTATCAATAATAAAGTACacattgttaatattttaatagttgaatgaaaattttcatttaaaataaaataataaaataatagaaccATTATATTTAAAGGTGGTGAAATTTGGCAAtattactttttctttatttggttAAAGTGAAGTTTGGCTTTTAGTTTCTGAgtaaatcaaatcaacccaTTAATTCCGTGTCTTTCTCTCACTGTCTACTCTGATTCATGTTCTCTTGTGTCGTCCCTCATCAATGGCCTCCAACTCTCTCCACCTACATACCCAATTTATATAATCTTTTAGGGTGATTTTTCCGCTTAGTCACCCACTGCTTCTCTTTcggttaaaaaatatttacaatttcgTCATAGgaggtttttattttagtccactaagcattaactttttaattgtAGTTAATTCTACAAGTTAAATCATGtttgcatttttatttgatcacccaatttttgttttcattttggtgatcgaaaaataattttttaagttttgatccGGGTAAAAAGttaaggattaaagtgaaaaatggtagaaattaaaataatgcattaaattttttaaattgtacttgtttatccTATTGTAAAAttctaatttctttttcaatcttgaaatttaaatttcaaaacatcaaaatcaattaaataagttattgaaTCTCaaccaatttattattataatattaaaattaataaaattaattaatttatgttttcagattaaaataatttcaaataatccATCTTTAATAATTGTCTATGGAAcccaaatttcttttcattatatCATCTTAAATCTTTCATGCTAAGccaaaagtaaaagaaaaaaattcttgcaattaatttaaaataattaatttaagtaaattattgaaaaattttatccttaataatGTCAATCTActtgttactataatattaaaactaatgaaattaattaatctaatctccttctaaatcttaaaattttattttaggaaattaaattaattaattttaattttataataacaaATCAACTGACACAagagataattttttaaataatttatttaattgattttaatgttttgaaatttaaaatttcaatattgaaaagaaatttagaacTTTTTAGCAAAGCAGTAAACAATTATAGTTTGAAAATTACTTTatgcattattttagtttttattgtttttcactttaatcttttttttaccCCGATCAATACTTAAAATAAAGATACTTTTttgggtgactaaaatagaAGTGTAAACATAATGTGACATGTACAGTCAACCGCCATTAGAGATTTAATGTTTGGGTCACTAAAATGAAAGCGCTCTAAAAGTTGGATAATGAAATTGTAAGGATTTCTTTTTGGGTAATCATAATGAAAGCGCcctaaaagttgagtgaccaactGAGTAGTTTATCTTGCTTTAGGAGGTGGAACCCACTTACACTACTTTCGTATAATTTagtatgattaatattttaatcatttaaccgttaaaattttcatgatcATTATAATTGtcatgcatataaaattttaaactaatcaaatatctctatcatatcaatctaaaatattttatatattaatatttattgaacgCTTGAAAGTTtgttttacataaataaattgtttaatttatgttaaaattgacATACATAATCTATATGAATGGAGTATGGAATATGTGGATTAAATCATTACAATAGTAGTTGATAAAGTCTTAGCTCAATTGGCATGAACATTGTTTCTAATACAAGAGGTCGTGGGTCTGAGTGCGTTGAAGTGTGTTATCCCCTATTTATAAGTTAGGAGGGGTCATGGGTTCTTTGGCAGCTTATAGTAGTTGATCGATGACCATTGCTGGGTCTCGCAAACACAAAGCCCTTCAACTAAGGAAAAATCAGCCTCTTGTGCAGACATTACAACACTCGTCATTTTCAGGGTGTCCATTGATGAAGATTGATCAATGGATGCCGAGTCAGGATAAAATagattttcaaatcaaatgctCCATTTAATATTGTGTGTACGTCCAAATATAACTGTTCTCATATCCATACACCCATTTCCATGTTCTGCTCTTCTTGTTTCTTCATCTTCCAGTGAATGAATATGCCTTCGCTACTGCTGCCAGGTTTATGAATTATGATGGCTGAGCTAAAAGCCATATCTATTTAATGCCCTATTAGCTCGAGCTACCCTTCATGTACCTGGATCAAATTACTAACTAATAAACACACCCATTTTTAATTCTTGTTATCacctttctcttatttttaatttaatttatttcatttttaataagtttacTGAATTACTTTCTTGATATtaggatgattttttttttataaatagaagTTTTTGCTAGAACCGTAAAATAGTATttgatataaaacttaataaaccaTAAACTAAGATCTGTTATGTTAAATCAttaagaataaatcaagaacaaaactagatgTGAAAGCGTACTTAAATTCATCGAATTTCTTGAAATCTACGGATCTTACtgttttgatcttccaaattagcacataAATAACTTAGAGAAGGTGACTCTTCCTTTTTCTAAAGATGAGGTATTAAAAAAGTTatcttatgtgtaatttgggtaccataaccctaatatataacttttgcacattaaccctaatttctaatcacttatcattaattagaaattagttactatagtatatacacatatttgacccatact
This region includes:
- the LOC105784657 gene encoding EPIDERMAL PATTERNING FACTOR-like protein 9, with the translated sequence MGNIKISHLLLILFTFFLAAYVIQGSRTQVLLPCQHQASHSPPLNLQLRASNEAEKKKNSRRLMIGSTAPTCTYNECRGCKYKCRAEQVPVEGNDPINSAYHYKCVCHNP